The genomic interval GAGCAGACCAGCGCGCGTCGTCGCGCCCACCAGCGTGAACGGTGAAAGGTCGATGCGCACGCTGCGCGCGCTCGGCCCTTCGCCGATAATGATGTCGAGGTGATAGTCCTCCATCGCCGGATAGAGGATTTCCTCCACCGCCGGCGCGAGGCGATGGATTTCGTCGATGAACAAGACATCGCGCGGTTCGAGATTGGTCAGCAGCGCCGCAAGATCGCCCGCGCGCGCAATCACCGGGCCCGACGTCGCGCGAAACCCAACACCCAACTCACGCGCCAAAATTTGCGCCAGCGTCGTCTTGCCCAAACCCGGCGGGCCGAACAGCAGCACGTGATCCATGGCGTCGCCGCGATTGCGCGCCGCGTCGACGAACACTTTGAGATTGGCCTTCGCCGCCGGCTGGCCGACGAACTCGTCGAACCCCTGCGGGCGCAGCGCGCGGTCTGCGCCCTCTCCGGGCATGCGTTCAGGCGTCGTGAGGCGTTCTGCGGGCTCGGCCATGGCTCTCCTTAGCAGATTCGGGGTTTCTGGATTGTTCCAGCCAAAGCGCCCACCGGGCCTGTGGATAAATCCCAAAACGAAATGTCGGCTTTTGGGACAGGCCTTCGTCCTCCGGTCAGCGCCGCTTATGGCCAGACCCAGGAAGGACCACTCCATGCGCTACATGTTTCTCACCTCCGGCGCCGAAACCGGGCTCGTCCCGCCACAGCGCATGATCGACGAGATCGAAAAGCTGAGCGAACGAGAGATGGCCGCGGGCCGCATGATCGCGCGGGGCGGCCTGGCGCCGACGGCGATGGGCAGCGCGCGCCTTGAATCGCGCCGCGGCAAGCTGAAGCTAACCGACGGCCCCTTCGCTGAGAGCAAGGAAGTCCTCGGCGGCTTCGCCATCTTCGAGTTCGCGACACGCGAGGAAGCGCTCGCCTCGCTCCGGAGCTTCATGGAACTGCACCGCGAGCATTGGCCGGAGTGGGAAGGCGTCTGCGAGATGCGGGCGATGTTCGGCTTCGGCGCCACCAGCGCCGCACTCGCCCAACCGGACTGAGGGCCTTGTTCACGCTGGCGCGCGCTCTACCCTCTAGGGCCATGAGCCGCGCGTTTGTCAAAGAGGATGACGACGCCGTCGAAGATCTGCCCGATCGGCCGATCTCGACGGCGCCTAATCTCGTCACCACCGAAGGCTTCGCCGCCATCGAGGCCGAGGTCGCGCACCTCACCGCCGCACTTGCCGCCGCCGGCGACGATCGCGGCGAACGCGCCCGCATCAACCGCGATCTGCGCTACTGGACAGCGCGGCGCGGCAGCGCCCACCTGCAGCCGCCGCCGGCGGATTGCAGCATCGTGCGCTTCGGCTGCACCGTGACGGCGGACCGCGACGACGGCCGCAGCCAAACCTTCCGCATTGTCGGCGAAGACGAAGCCGATCCCGAACGCGGCACGCTCTCCCACGTTTCGCCGCTAGCGCGCGCCCTGGTGGGCAAGGAAGTTGGCGACAGCGTCCGCGTCGCCGGCCACGAGATGGACATCACCGCGATCAGCTAGGCGCACGCAAAGGGCGGCCCGCTTGCGCCGGCCGCCCTGAACTTCGCGTGCGTTTCAATCAGCGCCGTTGCGACGAACGCGCTCTGACGGGACGTTCGCCGCCTTCGTCGTCTTGGCCATCACCGGTCACATCGCCAACCGCGACGTTCACGCTGCCGTCGCTCCCAACGGTGATGCCTCCGATCGAGAGCGAAAACACACGGCGCCGCGGCCGTTCCTCGGTCGTCGCAGCGACCGGCGCCGCGGCAACGTCCGCACCGCAATGGCCACACACCGGCTGCTCAGGATCGCGCGGCGCACTTTCAGTTGCGCCCGTGCGCCGAGCATCCGAGCTGCAATGAGCGCAGATCGGCAGTTCAGGCATCAGGCCCGCGCCGCCCGTCGTCACATCACGGGACGTCTCGGCAGCGGCGCCATCGGTTGTCTTCCAGATGCCGCCATTGGCGGACCCGATGGCGGTGTCCGCGCCGCAATGGCCACAGATCGGCAATTCCGGCATCACGCCTTGGCTTCGCGCTGCGATTTCAGCGGCGCGAGGAGCCGAGGCGCCGCCGGAGGGCAGAGTGCCGTCGAGAACAACCACGCCATCGCCCTGCGGCGCACTCGCTGCGGCTTCGCGGATTTTCTGCACCGCCGGCACAAGCAGCGCTGCTTCGCGCATATCCGGCGCGATTATGCCCATTTCGGCTGCAGGCGCGTTTTGCGGCGGTGGCGGCGGCGGCGGTGGTGGGGGCGGATCACGGCTTTCGCCCTTCACCCCGTCGATATCCAAAAAGAAATCGAACCCGGCCTCTGCCGGCTGGGTTTGAACCCCTTGGGGACCGTTCTGCTCGTCCGCGAAGGCAAAAGTGGCGGCTGCAACGACGGCGGTTGCGGCGATCAGGCTGATAAAACGGGCTTGCATTCGTCATTCCTCCGGGTGACCATCTAGAGCAACACTCTAGATCAATACTCTAGAGTAGTACTCTAGCGCAAGCGAAATGAATGTGACTCAGGTAACGCTCCCCTCCGCATGACCGCCCAGCCGCCCTCCGCCCGCGACCGTATCCTGGCGGCGGCGATCGAGCTTTTTCTCGCCCAGGGGGTGGAGGGCGTGTCGGTGGCGGAGGTCTGCCGCGCCGCCGGCGTCTCCAACGGCAGCTTCTTCCACCACTTTCCGAGCAAGGATGAACTCGCGCTCGAAATCGTCTTGGCGCTGCGGCGGGAATATTGGGATTACCTGCTCGCGGTGATGGAGCCGTGCAGCGACGCTATGGAAGGCGTCGCAAACGTGGTCCGCGCGGCGTTCGCGTACCAGCGTCTGCACCCCGACCGATATCGCCTTAGCCGCAGCGACGACGCGCTCTGGATGCGCGGCCAGGAACAGCGTTTTCGCGATGACAACGCGCCCTATCGCGGCCGTGCTGGGCAATGGATCGCCAACCACGTCGCCGCCGGCCGTCTGCCGCTGCTGCTGCCTGAGATTTACGGCGCGCTTCTGTTCGGCACGCCGCACTGGGTGGCGCGCAACGCGCATTCGGGCGCCGAACCCACAGACTTCAACGCCGCCGAAGCTCAGCTCGTGCAAACCGTGCAAAAGGCGCTGAAGGTCTAGCGTCCAACGCTCGCAAAAATAAAATGTCGGCTTGCGTGTGGGGGCGCCGTCCTTAGACCGGACGCGCATCCCGTGCGTCGCTGACATGAGGGTCCCATGCGCTACATGTATTTGATTTCAGCTATCGAAGACGGGAAACCGCCGCCGCAACAGCTGATGGACGTGATCGGCAAGCAGGCCGAGCAGGAACTCGCCTCCGGCCGCATGCTGTCCCAGGGCGGCCTGTTGCCCACTCTCATGGGCGCGGCGCGCGTGACGCTGAAGCAAGGCAAGCTCAGCGTGCTCGACGGGCCCTTCACCGAGAGCAAGGAAGTGCTCGGCGGCTTCGCCATCTTCGACTTCGCTACGCGCGAGGAAGCTTTGGCCTCAGCCGTCGACTTCATGGCGCTGCACGCCAAGTACGGGGAGGGCTGGGAAGGCGTCTGCGAGATGCGGCCGATGTTCGACGAAACCGGCGGCTGCGCGGCGATCGAGGGCGTCGCAACCGTCGTCGCCTAGCGGCTGACTTCCTTCAGCGCGGCGCGGATGAGCTCGGGTGCGGGCGCGTCCGCGTCGAATTGTTTCGATGCACTCGCCACCGCGCGCGCGGCGCTGGATTGGTCGATACCGAGATTGACCAGCGCCGACACAGCCTCCGCGCGGGCGCCGCTCACCGGCGCGCCATTGCGTGGGGCGATCCCGCTCGCGCCGCCGCTGATGAAACCTTTCGGACCCTGCTTGGCCGCCAGCTCCGTCGCCAACCGCGCCGCAAGCTTTGGCCCGACGCCATTGGCGCGCGCGAACGCGGCTTTGTCCTGCAGCGCGATGGCATCGATCAGCACCGCAGGCGGCATCGCATCCAGAATGCCCAGCGCCACTTTCGCGCCCACGCCCGGAATGGTTTGCAGATGCGCGAACCATGCGCGCTCTTCTTCCGAGCCGAATCCGAACAGCCGGATCGCGTCTTCGCGCACGTGCGTCTCGATGAAGAGCTTCACCGTCGCGCCAACACTGAGCCGCGCCAACGTGCGCCCGCCCGCCTGCACCACATACCCCACGCCGCCGACTTCAATCAGCACGTGCTCCTCGCCAACAGCCGCAACCACGCCCTGCAATGAGCCGATCATGTGAAACTCCGCCGTCCCTCGTGCGCGGATTCGGGGGCCGAACGAAATGAGTGGGCTGAAACGAAGCCAGTTGCGAAACACTCTCACGCTTACAGCGCTGCAACGTCGTGTTACGATTCCCCTCGAGGGATAAGGGTTTTTGCGACTGCTTCGCAATGTGAAGCAGCCGCCACGTGAGGGGACGTTCGATGTCTGATGAAAAGAAGCGTTTGAATCGGCGTTCGTTCATGAACCGCTTGATCGGTGCAGCAGTGATCGCGGGCGGCGCAACTGCCGCCATCACCGGCGACGCGTCTGCGCAAAACTACACGGGCCGCACAGACTCAGACTCAGGCAGCGGCGCCGATCGCTCCGGCTACGGGCGCACCGGCATCAATGATAGCGACAGCGGCAGCGGCAGCGATCGTG from Terricaulis silvestris carries:
- a CDS encoding YciI family protein; amino-acid sequence: MRYMYLISAIEDGKPPPQQLMDVIGKQAEQELASGRMLSQGGLLPTLMGAARVTLKQGKLSVLDGPFTESKEVLGGFAIFDFATREEALASAVDFMALHAKYGEGWEGVCEMRPMFDETGGCAAIEGVATVVA
- the ruvA gene encoding Holliday junction branch migration protein RuvA, coding for MIGSLQGVVAAVGEEHVLIEVGGVGYVVQAGGRTLARLSVGATVKLFIETHVREDAIRLFGFGSEEERAWFAHLQTIPGVGAKVALGILDAMPPAVLIDAIALQDKAAFARANGVGPKLAARLATELAAKQGPKGFISGGASGIAPRNGAPVSGARAEAVSALVNLGIDQSSAARAVASASKQFDADAPAPELIRAALKEVSR
- a CDS encoding TetR/AcrR family transcriptional regulator, which codes for MTAQPPSARDRILAAAIELFLAQGVEGVSVAEVCRAAGVSNGSFFHHFPSKDELALEIVLALRREYWDYLLAVMEPCSDAMEGVANVVRAAFAYQRLHPDRYRLSRSDDALWMRGQEQRFRDDNAPYRGRAGQWIANHVAAGRLPLLLPEIYGALLFGTPHWVARNAHSGAEPTDFNAAEAQLVQTVQKALKV
- a CDS encoding YciI family protein, translating into MRYMFLTSGAETGLVPPQRMIDEIEKLSEREMAAGRMIARGGLAPTAMGSARLESRRGKLKLTDGPFAESKEVLGGFAIFEFATREEALASLRSFMELHREHWPEWEGVCEMRAMFGFGATSAALAQPD
- the greA gene encoding transcription elongation factor GreA, with translation MSRAFVKEDDDAVEDLPDRPISTAPNLVTTEGFAAIEAEVAHLTAALAAAGDDRGERARINRDLRYWTARRGSAHLQPPPADCSIVRFGCTVTADRDDGRSQTFRIVGEDEADPERGTLSHVSPLARALVGKEVGDSVRVAGHEMDITAIS